In one Antennarius striatus isolate MH-2024 chromosome 1, ASM4005453v1, whole genome shotgun sequence genomic region, the following are encoded:
- the LOC137594155 gene encoding serine protease 23-like: protein MRSRAALPRLTSFLFLLFLPLALSYSRPQWVLQRVPVVLPQQTTTQPAPHFLSPARLEVSSRCDPECHKRAPQPSYWDLQNLLAYETLHSNGQLTETAIGIYGYNPNPNTSPAYSSGSSGKSELSHVRRKRQIFGHDGRFSIAGQNFLLKFPFSVSVKLSTGCSGTLVGNRHVLTAAHCVHDGKNYVKGAQKLRVGFLKPKQREAHLSSSYFRTNFTNHVEGGPAPYIPPTNDKMKFQWIRAKRTHVPKGWIKGNANDIGMDYDYALLELKKSHKRSHMKLGVSPPAQRLPGRRVHFSGFDNDRPGQLVYRFCRAGEETSDLLYQHCDAQPGASGSGVYARMWDGRRRRWERKVIGVFSGHQWVERQGASQEFNVAVRITPLKYAQICYWIKGNFMDCREG from the exons ATGCGCTCCCGGGCTGCGCTCCCGCG GTTGacctccttcctctttctcctcttcctcccccttgCTTTATCCTACTCCCGCCCCCAGTGGGTTCTCCAGCGTGTCCCTGTGGTTCTCCCACAGCAGACGACGACTCAACCAgcccctcacttcctgtctccagctcGCCTGGAGGTCAGCTCCCGCTGTGACCCAGAATGCCACAAGAGAGCCCCCCAGCCGAGTTACTGGGATCTGCAGAATCTTCTGGCCTACGAGACACTCCACTCCAACGGCCAGCTAACGGAGACCGCCATCGGGATCTACGGGTACAACCCCAATCCAAACACCAGTCCAGCCTACTCCTCGGGGTCATCTGGGAAGTCTGAGCTCTCACACGTCAGAAGGAAAAGACAGATTTTCGGTCACGATGGGCGTTTTAGCATTGCTGGGCAGAACTTCCTGCTTAAATTCCCCTTCTCAGTGTCAGTCAAACTGTCCACTGGGTGTTCTGGTACCCTGGTTGGGAACAGACATGTCCTCACAGCAGCTCATTGCGTTCATGATGGCAAAAACTATGTGAAAGGAGCACAGAAGCTTCGGGTTGGGTTTCTAAAACCCAAACAACGAGAGGCACACTTGTCTTCCTCTTACTTTCGCACCAACTTCACCAATCACGTCGAAGGAGGTCCTGCTCCTTACATCCCACCAACTAATGACAAAATGAAGTTCCAGTGGATCAGAGCTAAGCGTACCCATGTTCCTAAAGGATGGATTAAGGGGAACGCTAATGACATCGGGATGGACTATGACTATGCTTTGCTCGAACTAAAGAAATCTCACAAACGAAGCCACATGAAGTTAGGAGTCAGCCCCCCGGCTCAGAGGTTGCCCGGGCGGCGAGTCCATTTCTCTGGATTTGATAATGACCGTCCGGGTCAGCTGGTGTATCGCTTCTGTCGGGCTGGAGAGGAGACGTCGGACCTGCTGTACCAGCATTGTGATGCACAGCCTGGCGCCAGCGGGTCCGGGGTCTATGCCCGGATGTGGGACGGCCGCCGCAGACGCTGGGAACGTAAAGTGATAGGTGTGTTTTCTGGGCATCAGTGGGTGGAGCGACAAGGGGCGTCTCAGGAATTCAACGTAGCCGTGAGAATCACCCCCCTCAAATATGCTCAGATCTGCTACTGGATAAAAGGAAATTTCATGGACTGTCGCGAGGGGTGA
- the tmem39a gene encoding transmembrane protein 39A → MPGGRRGPSRQQLSRSALPSLQTLVGNNLGNGTGLRNRNSNSVGLSAPPLTALITPEPVRHSRIPELPLDSSLLFEFLLFLYLLVALFVQYINIYRTVWWYPYSHPAASTSLNFHLMDYHLAIFITVMLARRLVWTIVSEVSQSGGGSLLRYVVLIAARLSLLTMCGWVLCWTLVNLCKNHSVLNLLFLGYPFGVYVPLCCFHQEGGKGQTAPVDCDYPADHQQAELAETPFFRPRDFFFLLRENLREQFSSPPHMPIHTCPPHTHSHTPELIRAEVEELKSDFNRRIKEVLFNSLFSAYYVAFLPLCFVKSTQYYDMRWSCEHLIMVWINAFVMLMSQLLPPSYCDLLHRSAAHLGRWQKLEHGSYSNAPQHVWSESTIWPQGVLVRHSRCLYKAVGSYNVALPSDVSHARFYFLFHKPLRILNLLIWIESSVVLYQLYSLLRSERWNHTLSLGLILCCNYYVLFKLLRDRIVLGKAYSYPLSSNGLGLKSQ, encoded by the exons ATGCCAGGAGGTCGCAGGGGTCCCAGCAGACAGCAGCTAAGTCGCTCTGCACTGCCTTCCCTGCAGACTCTGGTTGGAAACAACCTTGGCAATGGGACAGGCCTCAGGAACAG GAACAGTAACTCTGTGGGTCTATCTGCCCCCCCGCTAACGGCGCTCATTACGCCAGAGCCGGTTCGGCATTCAAGGATTCCTGAGCTCCCGTTGGACAGCAGCCTGCTGTTTGAGTTCCTGCTCTTCCTGTATTTGCTGGTGGCCTTGTTTGTCCAGTACATAAACATCTATAGAACGGTGTGGTGGTATCCATACAGCCACCCTGCCGCCTCTACCTCTCTC AATTTCCACCTGATGGACTACCACCTGGCTATCTTCATTACTGTCATGCTTGCCAGGAGGCTTGTTTGGACAATAGTTTCAGAG GTGTCTCAGAGCGGCGGCGGATCGCTGCTCCGCTACGTGGTTCTGATTGCAGCTCGGCTCAGCCTGCTGACCATGTGTGGGTGGGTGCTCTGCTGGACGCTGGTCAACCTCTGCAAGAACCATTCTGTCCTCAACCTGCTCTTTCTGGGATATCc ATTTGGAGTGTACGTCCCACTTTGCTGTTTCCATCAGGAGGGAGGAAAAGGCCAAACGGCGCCGGTAGACTGCGATTACCCGGCCGACCACCAGCAGGCCGAACTGGCGGAGACCCCGTTCTTTCGCCCGCGTGACTTTTTCTTCCTGCTACGAGAGAACCTCAGAGAGCAGTTTTCCAGCCCCCCACATATGCCAATTCACACCtgccctccacacacacactcgcacacgcCAGAGTTGATTCGagcagaggtggaggagctgaagagcGACTTCAATCGGCGGATCAAGGAAGTGCTGTTTAACTCTTTGTTCAGCGCTTACTATGTCGCCTTCCTGCCTCTCTGCTTTGTCAAG AGTACCCAATACTATGACATGCGCTGGTCATGTGAGCATCTGATTATGGTGTGGATCAATGCGTTTGTGATGCTGATGAGTCAGCTGCTGCCCCCCAGCTACTGCGACCTGCTTCACCGCTCGGCGGCTCACTTGGGCCGCTGGCAGAAACTGGAGCACGGCTCATACAGCAATGCGCCTCAGCATGT gtgGTCAGAAAGTACCATTTGGCCTCAGGGGGTGTTGGTACGACACAGTCGGTGTCTGTACAAGGCAGTCGGGTCCTATAACGTCGCTCTGCCCTCTGATGTGTCCCATGCAAGGTTTTAT TTCCTCTTCCACAAGCCGTTGCGGATCCTGAACCTGCTGATCTGGATTGAGTCCAGTGTGGTTTTATACCAGTTATACTCTCTACTGCGCTCAGAGCGCTGGAACCACACGTTGTCCCTGGGCCTTATTCTTTGCTGCAACTACTATGTCCTTTTCAAACTCCTCCGGGATCGCATTGTACTGGGCAAAGCCTACTCCTACCCTCTGTCCTCCAACGGCCTGGGACTGAAGTCACAATAA